In the genome of Salmo trutta chromosome 39, fSalTru1.1, whole genome shotgun sequence, the window AGGGCCACCCAAGGCATCCATGTTGAAATCCCGCAAGATCACAGACCTGGACCATTTTGTTGACCGGGCTTTGGTCTGTTTTGTCGGAGAAGCTGCCAAATTCCACGAAGTTCCCATCCCTCTGACATTGAAAGGTGTAGTACAGGGTTCCTGCATTCTGCCCCCAAACACAATGCAACCTCATCTCATTAGTCCTATTTGATAGAAATGACTCATAAATAAAACACTAAAATCATTGAAGATGTTTTCTGTTCAGGCATGTCTATAGGCCTAATAATAAATGCCATTTAGCGgatacttttatccaaagcgacttagtcatgcatgcatacattttacatataggtggtcccgggaatcgaacccgctATTCTGGCATTGTAAGagccattctctaccaactgatctactaATAAAAGGGAATTCTATTCAGGCATGGCCCTGGCCCACCTAGACCACCTGCAGCCGGCCGACCAGATGGTGGTGAAGTGTGCTGCCATCATCGGCCAAACCATCACCACGCAGATGCTCATCAACATCCTGCCAGAGTCAGAAAACCCCGACAAGCTCAACCTGTCGCTCACCTCCCTGTTCAAGTCAGGCACGTTTGAGTGCGGCTCCAAGCCCAAGCAGTTCACCCAGCAGCTCACCAAGGAGTCAGAGTGCTGGGGTGCGCTCAACTGCTACTGTGTCCAGGACAGCCAAGAAGACATCCGTGAAGGTCAGTAGTGGAGCTGAGGCTAGCGCAGACAAGGACAAgtttcacctctctctgtctcccctctgactctctctacctTCTTCCCCCCaaatctctctcccactctcatgtatatttctctctcccttcctccttcgcCCCCCCTCTCAGAAGTGTCAGGCAAGGCGTGTGTGGACGGCGTGTGGCGCTGCAGGGTGATGCGTTTCTGCACGGCCCTGGTCAAGGAGACGGCCTACGAGCTGTGGCTGaaggagcagaagagagagatcCACCAGAAGTGTGCCAGTTACCTCCTTAAGCAGGCCCACCGCTGCAGGGACTGCGGCATCGCCGAGTTCATCTTCGGGCACAAGGCGGCTATAGGGAACAACCTCATCGAGATCCACCCGAGTTTGCTAAACATACAAGAGTCTGGGGAGGCCCTGTTCCTGGGCCAAAGTACACTGGGGCTCCCCAAGGGTGAGTGATGGACCCACTGACCTCTCCGCTAGAGAAGCACACGCAAGCTGAGAAACGCACACAAACACTCCCTGAGAGACAGACGCAAACACTCATGTtcgcccaaacacacacacacacacacacacacacacacacacacacacacacacacacacacacacacaaacacttcacACACACGCTCATTCAGATTGACAATAGTGACGCTGTAACCAACTGATCTAAGGAACCATAGAGGGTTGATTTGACGTGTGCTGTTGGTGTtgttctcctctccacctctcagaGACTATACAACTGAACCAGGTCAGCCCTTTGCATCCCAACAGGTAAGGTTTTATACTCTACCCCCGGTCCCAGATCAGATGGCCAGAAATACAAGTGGGCTGATTCCATAAcaaatgtatttgtgtgtttgcgtgtgtcagTAAGGAGGACGAGTTCCTGTTGAAACTAGATTCTATGGTGAATGAGTACAACACAGTGGACAGAACCAGGAAGTGTAGGTGTGCTCAGGTTACGGAGTGTGTGCTGTGCCCCATGGTGCGCCACTGCACGGGCGTGGGCGACGTACCCAAAACCTTTTATTACCTGCTAGAGGCCGCCGCAGCCTCGGCCTACCTCTCCAACAacctcaaggtgtgtgtgtgtgtgtgtgtgtgtgtgtgtcctttaaaCTTTTTTTCTGATCTGTTCACGCGCATACAGAAatactctaactctctctcacagGCCCTGTCCTATTTAAACGAAGCCAAGATCATACTGGATAATCTGAAAGCGGGCAAGCCAGCCTTTGAGACTGCTGACCCGAAAGTCAAAGTGAAAATCAACAACTTTGAGAGAGCCTGTATTTTCCGTCTCAGAGGGGAGGTAAGAGTTCACTGAAATGTTATTTATGCTCTCAAAGGATAATAATGATTTTCATTTATACACAAATAGTGCTTTTTTTCAAACTAAAGTGTACAGTTTGTTGTACATTTAGGTGTTGTACAACACAGGCCAAATCGAGGAGGCTGAGAGCATGTTTTCCAGCGCCCTACGGCTCCTGAACAGACGTCTCCCTACGAATCGCGTGGCCATGTCCCTGAAGTACGTCTGTGAGAAGATGAAGAGTCTGTGCTACAGATCCAAGAACGCTGACAACCCTGGGTGTGTTCTGTGTTCAACAAGGCCCTATAAAGATTAAACAAAttaatatatagatattttataTACAGCAAGCACTATAATAACAACTATTTTCCATTTATTGACGACAAAATACTACAACATACCGCAACCTACAGTTTCATCATTTATCTGCATTCAACTCAAACAGTAAAAagttttataaaaataaattctAGCACAGTGGTGATGTAGGCGCTCCACCATCAATTGAGGGGGTCTTACAATCGTGTGCACGCGCCACTTTTTAAAGGTTTTGTTGTTTAGATGTTATTGTTGTCTTGGTGTCCAAAGAGAGAAGAAGCTGGCGTTCCTCCACGAGCAGATCTGCTGTCTGTCGTACATGTGGCAGATCGGCTGCATGAGGAGAGCTCCCAAGAACATGCTCAATGCATCGCTGGCCATCACTATGGAGATGAACTCAGCCCAGAAGAGTGCAGAGGAGAACAAGGTGGTTTGTTTACTCTGCTTCTCTGTTTTTTACAGGAAAACGGGGGGAAATGGGTTTGTTCGGTCAGTGGGAATCTCAAACACAACACGGCTCAGTGtgttgagagggagaggggggagaaagagagacactgtTCAGAGATTGATTCATCAGGAAATACAGATTATCTGTCATCATTCTCTAAGTCTTCCATCCTTAAGAGAGTAtatagcagggatcatcaactagattcagccacgggacAATTATTTTCTTGTAATTACtgatcatttgtagactgcacaTTGACCacaagaatcccaaacagatacactataatgtttgactaaaacataatcatttcaaaccttgcttacatttgtatacgatcacctTTCTCTCTATAAcgagtgggaatacttgggaacagatttcttaaattaaaatcacttgcagctgatttcctggtgtttttagtcCGTCCaacaataaaatgtttttttgctcagaaaacttgggggggggggcaaataaaaccacccgcgggCCGCCAGTTGTGGAACCCTGGTATACAGTCACCCCTACACTCTTCTTTTACTCGCAGACACACCTCCTCTGTCTCTAGATCATCTTCTCGTGCATCGACTACCTCCAGTACTGTCAGCTGAGTGGTCTGGACGAGCGGTGTCAGATCTATGAGAGGATGCTGTGTGGAACCTGTGTTGAGCTGCCTGACTGCATGGAGGGCCTGATCCTCACCAGCTACTTCATACGCTCCCTCTCCATCGTCAAGCTCTGCTCCGGAGCCCTGCACGACTCCATCCAGTATGGTGAGGAGAGGACTGGATGTGTGTGTTCGCTTTAAACAAATAAGTGTGTAAGcaagcgagacagacagacagacacagacagagaagaaATAAATAGCAAAAAAGTTTCAGTATTGAAAGTAGTTCCACTTCTCAGGTCTCCGAGCAGAGCAGATCAGCAAGCTGACGAACCACCGGGGCCTGGACATGTTGGTGATCGCTGTCCttcacacacccctcctcctcacACAGAGGTGAAGCACTACTTCTACTTGTCTCTTTTACTGGGATGTGTACCTtattcactagctttaagcaccagctgtcagagcagctcacagatcactgcacctgtacatagcccatctataatttagcccaaacaactacctcttccccaactgtatttatttattttgctcctttgcaccccattatttctatttctactttgcactttcttccactacaaatctaccattccagtgttttacttgctatattgtatttacttcgccaccatggccttttttgcctttacctcccttatctcacctcattggctcactttgtatatagacttatttttctactgtattattgactgtatgtttgttttactccatgtgtaactctgtgttgttgtatgtgtcgaactgctttgctttatcttggccaggtcgcagttgtaaatgagaacttgttctcaacttgcctacctggttaaataaaggtgaaataaaaagaaatcaagTCTGCTGTTGAATACTATGATACCCAGGTATGAGGAGTGTGTCCAGCTGATGCAGAGTCTGGAGTACCTGGGAAACAGGACCCGCATCAGCACGGCTAAAGGCTGGTTCTATGCAGGCTGCTTTGACTTCCTGCTCTACTCAGGCAAGTTGGATATTCCATCACTGTGGGACACCATCTCCACGTGACATATCTTAGTTAATGAACTAATGGATAATAATTATAAATGCCATTTAGTTTTTATCCGAAGTGACTTAGTCATGCgcgcatacattttacgtacggttggtcctgggaatcgaaccgccattgcaagctccatgctctactaactgagctacagaggaccactagcATAGGTTGGGTCTCATGGTGTGTGTTCCAGGCTTTGCCTTCCGTCCGTTTGAGGAGTGCTACACCTTTGTGGAGGAGTCCCAGTCAGACCCTAACCTGGTGGCTGACAAGAGTCTGATGATGAACCTCTACTCTGCTCTGGCTCTGTGGTGAGTGGACTGATAGAAGTGTTATAAATAGAGCGCACATGATTCTTTTCTCTACATGCCAGAGAGGCATTTCTGTTCTACATAACATATTTCTAGCTGAACGTTCTACAATGTTGTGCCTTTCGAAATGCAGCCCGAAGCTATACTCTAGTCCACCCGACTatctttgctgtgtgtgtgtgtgtgtgtgtgtgtgtgtgtgtgtgtgtgtgtgtgtgtgtcccgttcGGCCTAGGTATGCCCGTCTGTGTGAGTGGGAGAAGGCCTGTTTCTTCTACACCAAGGCCTGTGGAGTGACCCGACAGGCTCCCTCATCCATCCACTCCATCAACGGCATGGTCATATTCCTGGAGTGTCATGTGCTGCTGTTCAGAAAGGCCCTGGTGGAGCACAACCAACACATCAAAGCCATCTACCAGAGCACACAGAAGGTAGCCTAGCGACGGGTAGCCTAGCGACGGGTAGCCTAGCGACGGgtaggttgctggttcgaatccctgagtcGACTAGTTGAAAAATCTGCCGTCGTGCCCTTGATCAAGTCACTTAATcataattgctctggataagagcatctgctaaatgactaaaatatatacATGAACAGGTTtatacacacgctcacacacatttggactctctctctctcatatatatatatatatatatatatatatatatatatatatgccttcacatgcccacacacacacagttgtataTAATGTACCTTTAGAAAACTCGGACACCCATATTATAAATGTTTTCCCTGGAACAGTCCTAACAGCCATAGTATTTCTTATGCAgcacttcacagagttcaaccgGAAGTACTCGACCAACAAGATGTACGCGCCCCGGGTGCTGCACCTCAGAGCTTACATGTACGTGCTGGCGGGCCACGAGGCCCTGGCTAACGCCATCCTCAACAAGGCTATAATGCTGTGTCAGCAGCACGGCAACAAGCTGGAGGAGAGCTGGATCACACAGAACCAGGTACAGTACTGGAGGAAGGGTCTGAGATGACAAAGGCACATACACAATCAGGCTGAAGGATGTACTGGATGCATGGCATGGGATAATGCATGCGGGCAAGAGAGTGTACAGTCTCACGCACATACCGTATAATGAGTattcacaggaggctggtgaggggtggacagctcataataagggctggaatggagcaaatggaatggcatcaaacacatggaaaccatgtgtttgatgtatttgataccattccacttatacTGCTCTGgctattaccacaagcccgtcctccccaattaaggtgccaccaacctcctgtgatgtgtatgcagtcatcacacacagaacagaaaTCTCAACCACATGCATTTAAAAAAGACTGCAGTTACACGTCGTACACCATGTAGTAcaagtcagtggaggctggtgagggtaGGACAGCTCTTAATAATGCCTGGAATTTTAGTGATtggaatggtatcgaacacaTGGTTTTCATATGTTTGATTGCATTCCActgactccgttccagccattattatgagccgtcctcccctcaccagcctccactgtggTAGATGTATTTTATCCTTGATAACCTACACAAGTAGAGTATGGTGCGTATTAgcatgtattatttatttcattaagGACATTTCTAATATGTTGTGAATATTCTCTGTCTACCTCTTCAGATTTCGTGGTTCGGCGTGTTCAGGCAGAGTACCAGCAACTGGTTCACTTCCACTTTGACCATGCCCAGCTGGGAGGAGGCTAGGGGGAAGGACCCAGAGGAGCTGGCCCACACCCGCTACACCCTAGTGGGTGTGGGGGGCGAGATCCGGGCTGACAACTCCAGCCTGCACCTCGCCCCAAAGGCAGAGGACACCCAGCTCCTCAAAGGCCAAGGATAGAGACCCAGTTCCTTTATTGAGAGTGTGGAGAACACTGTGTATATGGGGAAAGCTATTGGAGCAGATTGAAAGGAAGTAAGATCATTGCCAATTTGGTTTTGAACTGTGTGTTTGGGGTTAATGAGTGTCGGTATCATTTAATCTCGATCAGAAATGGATGGCCAAGATATGAACGTTCACCAAATGAAAGGATGTTTCAGTCACTTTATTGTTTCctacatttctctctctttctctcgtatAACAAATCACATTTATAATAGAACAACAAATATCTGAACTGATCATTTTCCACAGATGAGTCCATAAACTCTTAAACATAAACTTGTCTTCAGCTATCAATACTAAATTTTAAGGCAGATTTCCACAAGTAAAGTGGCCAAAATTTAATATTGATCCATTCTTATTTCTCTAATAAGTAAAATCCATCAACAACACAGTACAATGGGATAGACGTCGACAACATAAAAACCACAAGTTTTCACTTACCCCAATTCAAAGTTTTTAGTAACATATTAGTAACATTTTACACATGAATAAAATATACTATGTATTGTACATCGTTAAGAGTTTTCACTTTATTACATTTTGCCCTTTCTCACAAAGCTATTATTGCATTTCTATCAATTAACAACAACATCCTGTAGAAAGACACTGCTAAGTTTGATTCACCTTTGTGCAGGCGTTTAAATACAGTTACTGGTAGTTCAGAATCAGCACACAACATCACTTTGTAGGTGTCAGACAAACTGGAATGCAGGAGAAGATATCACACAACGTACCGACAGGGTGACTGGAACAATATGCCGGTAAAACACATTTGTATGCCCGTGGAACTCACATGCACAGTGCcttgaaagtattcacaccccttgaccttttccacattttgtgttacaaagtgggattaaaatgaatTGAATTATAAAATTCAaatctgtaaaaaaataaaaatacagtaaTATCTtgatttagataagtattcaactccctgagtcaatacgttTTAGCTTTTCATTTGGAATTAATTTGTTAATTTcaaaaaacaattccactttgacattatggggtattgtgtgtaggccagtgaccaaaaaatctcaatttaattacattttaaaatccggctgtaacaacaaaatgtggaaaaagtcaaggggtgtgaatactttctgaagccactgtatcTCTACACGGTCATCTAAAGACTTCAAAGACAATTTGATCGTTAAGACCAGAGATCCTATAAATTACTACATGATGTTCATTGTCAGTCTATGGTTAAAACCCTATAGGAATCACATTCCCAataggtacagaatggcagggcTATGCTGCTACGCTAACTGGAATGTAATGGTCCCCAATGCCTGAAATATAACACTGGCCTGCCTCCCCACTGTAATGGAGAAAGAATACTATCAACAAATCTTCTGGAAAATGGCAGTGAAATTTTACAAATGAAATTTCAAGAAAAAAAAGTGTACATTTAACACTTTAATTTGATACATAGACAGTATACTGTTTTCATATCGTTAAGTGCAGAGACCCGACAGTGATGTCAaattacaaaacaaaacacatcgATTATTCCATGAACAAGATTTTCGTTGTATAATGTAATTGATTTTTTTAAAGGATTACTATGTTGAAAAAAtagaaaaaacatacaaaatacaaACGATTCCATTAAAAAGTAAGGTTGCTTTAAAAACTATTTGgttgatacagatgtaggatcttaatttgatcaccctgttgcagaaacacttgtaaaacttgtagtgtatttacgGTTTAAAAAGTCGTCTGAAGTTTTGTAATTTCCACataaaaatgtcagacttaatTTTACCTTATGAAAATATGTTCAgcccttacaaaaatgtccattaattataatccacacattTCATGTTACTTCAGGattcttttcctgctgtagcaaacgtgctcaaattaagatcctacatctgtaataaaTTGGCCCACGGGTAGATAGACATAATAATATGAATTCCTTGCTTCCTCTGTTGCTGGTATCACCATACATTGACATACATAGAAAATAATCACAGTTAATGTTTGTTGGTTCCTCCATAGGGTAACACTGTTTCTAAAATATTTACACgagttccacacacacacagtcttacaTGACGAGAAAGCATGGTGCAGCACAGTTCAGAGGTGGTCAAGTGTGGCACGTTAGGAGTTATTTTCCGCAGAACGGTGACGAAGCCGGTATGGATCACAAACTCGTCTCTCTGTCCAACTTTGAGTCCTTCCTCTTATGTCTTCTCTCACAACCACTGGAAAACAAAAGGCTATGTGTCACAAACAGCATTAGAGGAGACACGACATACAGTATCCCACTGAACTGACCAGCTGGATGGCATTGTGTATTGGAGCCCTGCATGGCAGAAGTGTCACGCACTCCATTGGCTTGGGGTAATATTACCATCATGCATAACCACCCTAGACATGCAGTTGTCCCCAACCACCACAGAGGCAAACCACACCAgagcatgctgtgtgtgtgtgtgtgtctgtccaccaTACGCATGCATTCACATTCCCCAAACCAGTGAGCATGAAACATTCAAAACAAAGAGAGACGCCTTGGGACACTTGTTTAGACCTGAGTGCCAACTTTGAGTTGGTTTCTACTGTGGATCTTTATGGGTCAAGAGATAACAGGTTGCTCCAGGGTACTTAAGACTGAAGTCCCACACTCAAACTACAGGCACACTTGCGACAAAAGACCATCACGTTCATATTGTCACCTCCGCATCATACAATGATAAACTGCATATTGGTTCTAGAAAACTGCAATGGAGGGACAAGATATGTAACACCATGCCATTGAGAATTGGGATTCACTTACCTTTGGGATAATGAGCTTCTGAGAGGTTAGGAAGGGGAGCTTATGATGGGAATGGAATGAGAAAGGATAGGAGTCAAGATAGAAGTTAATGAGCATCTATATCTCTGCAACGGAAGGGCAGGACAAAATCCACCTTTTGATATCCACATTAAATATGTTTTACAGTATTCACCCCATGAACAATAGAAAACAGGACAGTAGTTGAGATTGGACAAGTAAATGGCCTGTGGCTAATATACAGGTCCAATAAATAGATGAAATAGCATTTTTGGTGAAAGGTTTgtattaattgattgattggtgGACATTCCAAACCTTTTGGAGCTTGGATCCTTCTTGGAGTTGTCACTGGGACTAATACTATTCCAAACGTTCCCAAAGGAGCCTTTGGACATCTCATCGGAAATGTTCACTGTGGCGGGATCGCTCCTACAAAACACAAAACCAAGGATGCTCGGTCAGTCACTGCATGTTCTCATGGTCAAGACATCCTCTGAAATGTGTTGATGATTAGGCCCCGATCTTGAATTCGCTGAAATCGTGTTTTCTATGGCTGCCACTAAAAAAGTGTGCTTGTGCCTCGGTATTGACACAACACATTCGCAACATGGCCCTCTTAATAGATAGTCACCAAAACCTGTACCgggttttttttaaacaaacttTTTAGTGCCCACAGTCTCTGGATGTTTCGTTAGTTGGACTTACTTGTAATTTCCTTCCAGTGGCAAAGTAActatcccttcctcctcctccactataATACTGGGCtcctcctggagagagagaaatgaagaaaGTGACTGTTAAATCACACACCAATGCACCACAAGCCCAGACGACTGATAGACTCATAATGTGCTGACATATCTGTATGACTTCAATATGTTTAAGAGCACCAAGTACTGTATAcctcttcttctccttcctctaGTTTCTTCTTCTTCCACTCGGGCATCAGGTCGTCCAGCCAGCTCAGCTCCTTCTTGGTGAACATGAAGTCCAGAAGCTTACGGATGAACACCAGAGCCAACACCTAGAGGAGAGAAGCAACTCTCCTTACATTCTCCTCCTGTCAACGAAGTGTGGCGAATGACATCGACACATGCTGTACCTGCTGTACGTAAAGATTAAGGTGAATACCGAATTAAATATCAAAGCTAAATAAATGCCAACATACTCAGACATAACatctctttctcaatctctcgtgcacgcacgcacacacacctacacgCCCACCCTACCCACCCAAACACAACCCcaccgtccacacacacacacacgttaccatCATGGGGAAGACGATGGCATAATTTGAGGTCTTGATGACCCACAGCAAGACCAGGCAGCTGAGCTGGATGATGGTGAAGAGGTGGACCTTCCTCA includes:
- the LOC115179824 gene encoding adenylate cyclase type 10 isoform X1; translation: MGWIKGDGEIEDSYKISKIAAHVPDLVVYSTLTNDIPYAENFHGVLLFADVSGFTNLTEKFSLSSKKGYGADELTRTLNSYIGEIVSHILDAGGDILNYAGDAILALWTVERVQLSEVISLVVKCSLNIQDQCGVRETEVGCQLKVKIGISAGKLSKVIVGDEISQYFVVIGRAVDEVRLAEGLAVASTIILSPNAWELCERDNIAIDPIENERAVKVRYIKREPSFSVEKYQDSIGTSVEHEKVARDCVRRASRLMPNAELEKTLRMYIMKTVLQKIDDDQPLEYLSEMRPATIVFVNMQFKGGESDQEQCMTIHQAAIGIGQQIVKHHGRVNKVFMFDKGCTFLCLFGLPGDKREDESAHALQAAYGVHDLCQKEIRSLKTVSVGVTTGPVFCGVVGHPVRHEYTVIGRKVNLAARLMMHYPGVVSCDSETCYYSKLPPFYFNELPKKAMKGVKNPGVLYQFMANKQPITVGKAPMSVEREEGYPLLGREKEIEVYSSMLKSFLEARAAGHKNYNNVLIYEGPTGYGKSRLLAEVVYRTAKEGVRVISFELAKTDIKQSNYALQTLLAIVMSVQNCKSYAERERVLLSKILDPKMRQNLCLLNDILLVKFPVSKDVSLMDSQTKNKKMRNYFLELFCKFAKDEACVYVLDQAHFVDRASLAFLLEACEKSSVLVCMALLPHTSQSGPFLELSHIIKDPRTLYINLPGLEPPVIAQLACQILGVVRIPSEVELFLVERSHGVPYYCEELLKSLYLGNLIVIEEVEGENEAKDVDILFPEPTLVVHSSKPSQVWQEEDARAGALGPPKASMLKSRKITDLDHFVDRALVCFVGEAAKFHEVPIPLTLKGMALAHLDHLQPADQMVVKCAAIIGQTITTQMLINILPESENPDKLNLSLTSLFKSGTFECGSKPKQFTQQLTKESECWGALNCYCVQDSQEDIREEVSGKACVDGVWRCRVMRFCTALVKETAYELWLKEQKREIHQKCASYLLKQAHRCRDCGIAEFIFGHKAAIGNNLIEIHPSLLNIQESGEALFLGQSTLGLPKETIQLNQVSPLHPNSKEDEFLLKLDSMVNEYNTVDRTRKCRCAQVTECVLCPMVRHCTGVGDVPKTFYYLLEAAAASAYLSNNLKALSYLNEAKIILDNLKAGKPAFETADPKVKVKINNFERACIFRLRGEVLYNTGQIEEAESMFSSALRLLNRRLPTNRVAMSLKYVCEKMKSLCYRSKNADNPGEKKLAFLHEQICCLSYMWQIGCMRRAPKNMLNASLAITMEMNSAQKSAEENKIIFSCIDYLQYCQLSGLDERCQIYERMLCGTCVELPDCMEGLILTSYFIRSLSIVKLCSGALHDSIQYGLRAEQISKLTNHRGLDMLVIAVLHTPLLLTQRYEECVQLMQSLEYLGNRTRISTAKGWFYAGCFDFLLYSGFAFRPFEECYTFVEESQSDPNLVADKSLMMNLYSALALWYARLCEWEKACFFYTKACGVTRQAPSSIHSINGMVIFLECHVLLFRKALVEHNQHIKAIYQSTQKHFTEFNRKYSTNKMYAPRVLHLRAYMYVLAGHEALANAILNKAIMLCQQHGNKLEESWITQNQISWFGVFRQSTSNWFTSTLTMPSWEEARGKDPEELAHTRYTLVGVGGEIRADNSSLHLAPKAEDTQLLKGQG
- the LOC115179824 gene encoding adenylate cyclase type 10 isoform X2 produces the protein MPNAELEKTLRMYIMKTVLQKIDDDQPLEYLSEMRPATIVFVNMQFKGGESDQEQCMTIHQAAIGIGQQIVKHHGRVNKVFMFDKGCTFLCLFGLPGDKREDESAHALQAAYGVHDLCQKEIRSLKTVSVGVTTGPVFCGVVGHPVRHEYTVIGRKVNLAARLMMHYPGVVSCDSETCYYSKLPPFYFNELPKKAMKGVKNPGVLYQFMANKQPITVGKAPMSVEREEGYPLLGREKEIEVYSSMLKSFLEARAAGHKNYNNVLIYEGPTGYGKSRLLAEVVYRTAKEGVRVISFELAKTDIKQSNYALQTLLAIVMSVQNCKSYAERERVLLSKILDPKMRQNLCLLNDILLVKFPVSKDVSLMDSQTKNKKMRNYFLELFCKFAKDEACVYVLDQAHFVDRASLAFLLEACEKSSVLVCMALLPHTSQSGPFLELSHIIKDPRTLYINLPGLEPPVIAQLACQILGVVRIPSEVELFLVERSHGVPYYCEELLKSLYLGNLIVIEEVEGENEAKDVDILFPEPTLVVHSSKPSQVWQEEDARAGALGPPKASMLKSRKITDLDHFVDRALVCFVGEAAKFHEVPIPLTLKGMALAHLDHLQPADQMVVKCAAIIGQTITTQMLINILPESENPDKLNLSLTSLFKSGTFECGSKPKQFTQQLTKESECWGALNCYCVQDSQEDIREEVSGKACVDGVWRCRVMRFCTALVKETAYELWLKEQKREIHQKCASYLLKQAHRCRDCGIAEFIFGHKAAIGNNLIEIHPSLLNIQESGEALFLGQSTLGLPKETIQLNQVSPLHPNSKEDEFLLKLDSMVNEYNTVDRTRKCRCAQVTECVLCPMVRHCTGVGDVPKTFYYLLEAAAASAYLSNNLKALSYLNEAKIILDNLKAGKPAFETADPKVKVKINNFERACIFRLRGEVLYNTGQIEEAESMFSSALRLLNRRLPTNRVAMSLKYVCEKMKSLCYRSKNADNPGEKKLAFLHEQICCLSYMWQIGCMRRAPKNMLNASLAITMEMNSAQKSAEENKIIFSCIDYLQYCQLSGLDERCQIYERMLCGTCVELPDCMEGLILTSYFIRSLSIVKLCSGALHDSIQYGLRAEQISKLTNHRGLDMLVIAVLHTPLLLTQRYEECVQLMQSLEYLGNRTRISTAKGWFYAGCFDFLLYSGFAFRPFEECYTFVEESQSDPNLVADKSLMMNLYSALALWYARLCEWEKACFFYTKACGVTRQAPSSIHSINGMVIFLECHVLLFRKALVEHNQHIKAIYQSTQKHFTEFNRKYSTNKMYAPRVLHLRAYMYVLAGHEALANAILNKAIMLCQQHGNKLEESWITQNQISWFGVFRQSTSNWFTSTLTMPSWEEARGKDPEELAHTRYTLVGVGGEIRADNSSLHLAPKAEDTQLLKGQG